One genomic window of Mercenaria mercenaria strain notata chromosome 2, MADL_Memer_1, whole genome shotgun sequence includes the following:
- the LOC123562084 gene encoding mucin-17-like has product MTKLPGAVLEHCCQNELCPIDCVRCDGNETDKKLLSYEKPPVFVPIILAVLKAQLRREKVELSYRFPDRNCFSPVTSISDKGNQPSYDVMGVTTPGTTTTETPVWLQLLLKLKESFGTTPTTTTTTEIPVWKLLLNKLKSEQNGNNSPVTSWSKVDKTTTPAYQASQTPPWRRTARLPTTTTRTETTKLTTTAIRDQTTSKTTQPTTAEIKEKATTTIGNEIATEMTQQTSTKIIEQSTTDIRKQTTSEKSQIPTTEIKEQITEHTTEKELPPSTDQSFPTGVPVTIKETVFFTTPKQKFVTQNKQQEVVTQLKQEFVTQNKQQEIVTQNTQQELVTKIKQQEIVTQNEQGFVNQSKQLEIVTQRKSQNVLDTISTKVYPRSSSEHNLSTKPTDSVSSIESTTSVPEILMRNNKDITVTRSEHSNGTAYVNVTTVDNVGITKLNLNRTKHLESNESLTVEDISTVSQFASIGSTTGTPNVSIETDHYNHKQEPKQGFRNKTETNDLTTPRLNTEPMTVVSHMQITDVTEEKEYVQHNTSNIISVTTELPLHLLTDLGVTISTEFAKTVTEAETPAPLQERVIPRVPENELLKTNITEIKIGFNDTLVSLNNSLGTVDSEISHKTDFSNPSTDIIKEHDNGQIYVNTSSFINGATEKHYENGKSSSLNYSLSNQSDSNLNSDLSAVSKLIDILLANYTKSNVSLLSGNLTSSDFIYPRLETKFAVQNNTDFNYSVLESNVRELVLYDSSHTKDTIQNYNATENIDQPFSVSIVESQEKISNTLKDKVATPSIEMSPENEVRIILGKLNALVSKNEAPSNFTPQPVLREVSQAQTGTTMVQHIATETPSLFTQPATRAPITHFQERTPVIQPVTAPQVQSATMTPLPWWQQTTLSPFSLDNLFGFTTPPQVGQDWFNPTTSAYAWDAMFGAGGVPVSQEATVPSYNANQDILNNIYDPLRADTQIPEASLNQLVQHAGSVGVVKIANAHTQPADNFGQEITANSPVAVTDGSSQVLPPSNLEQRIDTNQPLPLVGVFGQGITINPLFQPTSNFGQGINTKPGIPSTDYDKQSTGPKNSVSESNKPATKTHIPQAKQPTTQEPPLKGFDIFNTFMDSMYPGNFSIIAKSKVQTTVSPTVQTTTKVSSESKRFIETTTSNPPESIPTKSIAFSPITFPQAEVSNGNHNAENISSTEITTKRTFLPSEKLYTPAISSANKQDVKIVYDVTTPRPVTPRIPVISTKFPLPPMTSVVTNFWFTRKPVKETSSIPVTDPIPVRPVTDPIPVMPVTHPIQVTPVTTPVPVTPVTNITPVPRAITQNTASFWNPNSNRVLPTDTISSWWAQVQPTTPPPAYAIHQTPTPTPVASLDQCYQTQDPTGFCQSRYSGHYKNPSDCRSFYVCIWGFLYSCACPPNTMFDDKIDVCNWDHLVTCTKQV; this is encoded by the exons ATGACAAAGTTGCCAG gggCTGTTCTAGAGCACTGCTGTCAGAATGAACTGTGTCCAATCGATTGTGTACGATGCGATG GTAATGaaacagacaagaaattgttatcTTACGAAAAGCCACCCGTTTTCGTACCTATCATACTAGCAGTATTAAAAGCACAACTTAGACGAGAAAAGGTAGAACTCAGCTACCGTTTTCCAGACCGTAACTGTTTCTCACCGGTTACAAGCATATCAGACAAAGGTAACCAGCCATCTTACGACGTAATGGGTGTTACAACCCCAGGTACTACAACAACAGAAACACCGGTATGGTTACAACTGTTACTGAAGTTAAAAGAAAGCTTTGGTACAACCCCAACTACCACAACAACAACAGAGATACCAGTGTGGAAGTTGTTactaaataaattgaaatcagaACAAAATGGAAATAATTCCCCTGTGACGTCATGGTCAAAAGTAGACAAAACAACAACACCGGCTTATCAAGCGTCACAGACACCACCATGGCGTCGCACAGCCCGTCTACCAACAACTACAACTCGAACAGAAACAACAAAACTGACTACAACAGCTATAAGGGACCAAACTACTTCTAAAACAACACAGCCAACCACtgctgaaataaaagaaaaagctacAACTACAATAGGTAATGAAATTGCTACTGAAATGACGCAACAAACTTCTACCAAAATAATAGAACAATCTACAACTGATATAAGGAAACAAACTACTTCTGAAAAATCGCAAATACCTACTACTGAAATAAAAGAACAAATTACTGAACACACAACAGAAAAAGAATTACCACCAAGTACTGACCAGTCGTTTCCAACAGGTGTTCCTGTCACAATcaaagaaactgtatttttcaccACACCTAAACAAAAGTTTGTTacccaaaataaacaacaagAGGTTGTTACCCAACTTAAACAAGAGTTTGTCacccaaaataaacaacaagAGATTGTTACCCAAAATACACAACAAGAGCTAGTTACCAAAATTAAACAACAAGAGATCGTTACCCAAAATGAACAAGGGTTTGTTAACCAAAGTAAACAACTAGAGATTGTTACCCAAAGAAAATCGCAAAACGTCCTTGATACAATATCTACCAAAGTGTATCCAAGAAGCTCTTCTGAGCATAATTTATCGACAAAACCCACGGACAGTGTATCATCAATAGAATCTACAACCTCTGTACCAGAAATCTTGATGAGGAATAATAAAGACATTACTGTCACACGTAGTGAACACTCGAATGGAAcagcatatgtaaatgttactaCAGTGGATAATGTTGGAATAACCAAATTAAATCTTAATAGAACTAAACATTTGGAGTCAAACGAAAGTTTAACAGTCGAAGATATATCAACGGTTTCACAATTTGCGTCCATAGGATCTACAACGGGAACACCGAACGTATCAATAGAAACAGATCACTATAATCATAAGCAAGAGCCGAAACAAGGGTTTAGAAATAAAACTGAGACAAATGATTTAACAACCCCAAGATTGAACACAGAACCTATGACAGTTGTCAGTCATATGCAGATCACTGATGTAACAGAAGAAAAAGAATATGTGCAGCacaatacttcaaatattatctCTGTTACAACTGAGCTTCCATTGCATTTGCTTACAGACCTAGGAGTAACAATTTCTACGGAATTTGCAAAAACAGTAACTGAAGCAGAAACACCAGCACCACTTCAAGAAAGAGTTATACCACGAGTTCCTGAAAACGAACTACTCAAAACGAACATTACGGAAATAAAGATTGGATTTAACGATACGCTAGTTTCTTTGAATAATTCATTAGGTACTGTTGATAGTGAAATCTCacataaaactgatttttcaaatcCTTCAACCGACATTATAAAAGAACATGACAACGGACAAATTTATGTAAACACATCAAGTTTCATAAACGGTGCCACTGAAAAGCATTATGAGAATGGCAAAAGTTCATCATTGAATTACAGTCTCTCAAATCAATCTGATTCTAATTTGAACTCGGATCTTTCGGCTGTTAGTAAACTTATTGATATTCTACTTGCTAATTATACAAAATCGAATGTTTCGTTATTGTCGGGAAATTTAACGAGCTCAGATTTTATATATCCTAGACTGGAAACAAAATTTGCTGTGCAAAATAACACAGATTTCAATTATTCAGTTCTAGAAAGTAACGTACGTGAACTTGTATTATATGACAGTTCACACACCAAAGATACTATTCAAAACTACAATGCAACAGAAAATATAGATCAACCGTTTTCAGTGTCAATAGTTGAAAGTCAAGAGAAAATAAGTAATACATTAAAAGACAAAGTAGCAACGCCTTCCATTGAAATGTCCCCTGAGAATGAAGTGCGAATTATCTTGGGAAAGTTGAATGCCTTGGTCAGTAAGAATGAAGCACCCTCAAATTTCACACCACAACCCGTGTTAAGGGAAGTCAGTCAGGCACAGACTGGAACAACTATGGTACAGCACATAGCAACAGAAACTCCCTCCTTGTTTACTCAGCCGGCAACAAGGGCACCAATAACACATTTCCAAGAAAGAACACCGGTTATACAACCAGTAACTGCTCCACAAGTACAAAGTGCCACTATGACACCACTGCCGTGGTGGCAACAAACCACGTTGTCTCCATTTTCTTTAGACAACTTGTTTGGTTTTACAACGCCACCACAAGTTGGTCAGGATTGGTTCAACCCGACAACAAGTGCTTATGCATGGGACGCAATGTTTGGTGCTGGTGGAGTTCCTGTTTCCCAGGAAGCGACTGTACCATCATATAATGCTAACCAAGACATACTTAACAACATATATGACCCCCTTCGTGCTGATACACAGATACCAGAAGCATCTTTAAACCAGCTTGTTCAGCACGCAGGTAGTGTTGGGGTTGTTAAAATTGCAAATGCTCATACTCAACCCGCAGACAATTTCGGACAAGAAATAACTGCAAATTCACCAGTTGCTGTTACAGACGGGTCTAGCCAAGTTCTACCTCCAAGCAATTTAGAACAAAGAATAGATACAAATCAACCACTTCCACTCGTAGGCGTGTTTGGACAAGGAATAACTATAAATCCACTTTTTCAACCTACAAGCAACTTTGGACAAGGAATAAATACCAAGCCAGGTATTCCCAGTACAGATTATGATAAACAGTCAACAGGTCCCAAAAACTCAGTTTCAGAATCTAATAAACCAGCAACGAAAACACACATCCCTCAAGCAAAACAACCAACTACACAAGAGCCGCCTTTAAAAGGATTCGACATATTTAACACGTTCATGGATTCAATGTATCCGGGAAATTTCAGTATCATTGCAAAATCAAAAGTTCAAACCACTGTATCACCAACTGTTCAGACCACAACAAAAGTTAGTTCAGAGTCAAAACGTTTTATAGAAACAACAACGTCTAATCCACCAGAGAGTATCCCAACAAAATCTATTGCATTTTCACCAATTACTTTCCCTCAAGCTGAAGTATCAAATGGCAACCATAATGCAGAAAATATATCGTCTACAGAAATAACAACTAAACGTACCTTTTTACCATCAGAGAAACTTTACACACCAGCTATTTCATCAGCAAACAAACAAGACGTTAAGATAGTTTATGATGTAACAACTCCAAGACCTGTTACTCCCAGAATACCCGTCATATCAACAAAATTTCCGTTACCACCTATGACCAGTGTGGTAACGAACTTTTGGTTCACAAGGAAACCAGTTAAAGAAACATCTTCCATACCGGTAACAGATCCCATTCCAGTCAGACCGGTAACAGATCCTATTCCAGTCATGCCGGTAACACATCCTATTCAAGTTACGCCAGTGACAACTCCTGTTCCTGTCACACCGGTAACAAATATTACACCTGTCCCGAGAGCAATTACTCAGAATACAGCGTCGTTTTGGAATCCTAATTCAAATCGGGTTCTCCCCACAGACACAATATCGTCTTGGTGGGCACAAGTGCAACCGACTACACCACCCCCTGCTTATGCCATTCATCAGACGCCAACACCCACACCTGTAGCAAGCCTTGATCAGTGCTATCAAACACAAGATCCAACAG GATTTTGTCAATCAAGATATTCCGGACATTATAAGAATCCATCTGACTGTCGATCATTTTATGTGTGTATCTGGGGTTTCCTTTACAGTTGCGCATGCCCACCAAACACAATGTTTGACGATAAAATTGACGTTTGCAACTGGGATCACCTCGTCACGTGCACAAAACAGGTTTAA